A genomic region of Melanotaenia boesemani isolate fMelBoe1 chromosome 13, fMelBoe1.pri, whole genome shotgun sequence contains the following coding sequences:
- the ankrd33aa gene encoding photoreceptor ankyrin repeat protein, whose protein sequence is MATANDDPHLGSGPSEDSELLLDDSDAGSVLSDDSVLPEYERAPKDKEPCKTLYEACARNEAASLRSILERGVTKDEAMEVDINGRTGLMVAVAKGFVDIVTMLYKCPFIDINHQDNDGNTALMIAAQAGFINILNYILNYYSGVDPEVRDPRGFTALIKAGLQGREDCVSALLMHGADMHAMDLVQGRGLKDWVLRTGRFETLNRIRRLQAHPIAEQFCESYKPEWPELKHLVERASAPKSASQKLRQRLKESLTFKFPQDPQDNGVMDHMVRITTSIHSPLIATASHPLCPTSPPEIGKRRFAVPELLQKHSSKELEETTVSHFNGTITSASPTALSATSVSLTSCCNDPERRESVPSGGVRSFMPRSMAHRNSIFPSGCIPKIEVTKSGEPTPKKEKKKKRQKGYLEPPVWKYKEAKEEKKKEKKRLETEKEQDKKSKGSKKSSSKD, encoded by the exons ATGGCCACTGCAAATGACGACCCACACCTGGGCTCTGGCCCATCAGAAGACTCTGAGCTCCTCTTGGATGATTCTGACGCTGGCAGTGTTCTCTCTGATGACTCAGTACTTCCTGAATATGAAAGAGCCCCGAAAGATAAAGAACCATGCAAAACACTGTACGAGGCCTGTGCAAGGAATGAAGCCGCATCCCTGCGCAGCATCCTGGAGAGAGGAGTCACAAAAGATGAAGCTATGGAAGTGGACATTAATGGCAGG ACTGGACTGATGGTGGCTGTGGCCAAGGGTTTTGTAGACATTGTCACTATGCTGTACAAATGTCCATTTATAGACATCAACCACCAAGACAACGATGGCAACACGGCCCTCATGATTGCTGCTCAGGCTG GCTTCATCAACATCCTTAACTATATCCTTAACTACTATTCTGGCGTGGACCCAGAGGTCAGGGACCCCCGCGGCTTTACTGCCCTCATCAAGGCCGGCCTGCAGGGTCGAGAGGACTGTGTGTCAGCGCTGCTAATGCATG GTGCAGATATGCATGCAATGGATCTAGTACAAGGGAGAGGTCTTAAGGACTGGGTCCTTAGAACGGGAAGGTTTGAGACTCTGAACAGAATACGCCGTCTGCAGGCTCATCCTATTGCTGAGCAGTTTTGTGAAAGCTACAAGCCTGAGTGGCCTGAGCTGAAGCACCTGGTAGAAAGAGCCTCTGCTCCGAAGTCAGCCAGTCAGAAGTTGAGGCAGCGCTTAAAAGAAAGCCTTACTTTCAAATTCCCACAAGACCCCCAAGACAACGGAGTTATGGACCATATGGTGCGAATAACCACAAGTATTCACAGCCCGCTGATAGCGACTGCTTCACACCCACTCTGCCCCACCAGCCCCCCCGAAATTGGCAAGCGACGGTTTGCTGTACCTGAACTGCTTCAAAAGCACAGCAGCAAGGAGCTGGAGGAGACCACAGTGTCCCACTTTAACGGGACCATCACCTCAGCATCTCCCACAGCTTTGTCAGCCACCTCAGTATCTCTGACCTCTTGCTGCAACGACCCAGAGCGCAGAGAAAGCGTGCCATCAGGTGGCGTGAGAAGCTTCATGCCCCGCAGCATGGCCCACAGGAACAGCATCTTCCCATCAGGCTGCATCCCTAAGATTGAAGTTACAAAATCTGGGGAACCCACaccaaagaaagagaaaaagaagaaaaggcaaAAAGGCTACCTGGAGCCTCCTGTCTGGAAGTATAAGGAGgccaaagaggagaaaaagaaagagaagaaaaggttGGAAACGGAAAAGGAGCAAGATAAAAAATCTAAGGGGTCCAAAAAGTCGTCAAGCAAAGACTGA
- the acvrl1 gene encoding serine/threonine-protein kinase receptor R3, with amino-acid sequence MGSSGLLTVVLSAAFLWISIIHADNHVDKNGEMLLCICENDKDTCDNGTCKGDYCFYSRLFDYEEKGCFFEQNKKEQCSSSMNNLFVLCCTSNKCNAFITPPPNINGEPSTTSPELPRPELWISVSLLLLLTTVCVCGLMLFLRFRHAPCRLKDPEDHDAAMVKVPNGDDPTYGDIFDEFCTSGSGTGLPYLVQRTMARQISLVECVGKGRYGEVWRGTWMGESVAVKIFSSRDEQSWFRETEIYNTVQLRHDNILGFIASDMTSKNSSTQLWLVTHFHELGSLYDFLQYSSLEPESCLRMCLSVACGLVHLHTEIVSSQEKPAIAHRDLKSRNILVKRNGQCCIADLGLAVIHSQSHDYLDVGNNPRVGTKRYMAPEVLDETIRVEVFESYKHTDIWALGLVFWEITRRTIVNGIVEEYRPPFFDLVPTDPSFEEMKKVVCVDQQRPSLHNRLHSHPILSTIVKIMKECWYQNPTARLTALRVRKTLSKLDVDNDFSVEKLKRDT; translated from the exons ATGGGAAGCTCTGGTCTGCTTACAGTTGTGCTATCTGCAGCTTTTCTTTGGATTTCTATCATTCATGCTG ACAACCATGTTGACAAAAATGGTGAGATGCTGCTGTGTATCTGCGAGAATGACAAAGACACATGCGACAATGGAACTTGCAAAGGAGACTACTGTTTCTATTCCCGGTTGTTCGACTACGAGGAGAAGGGATGTTTctttgaacaaaacaaaaaagagcagTGCTCAAGCTCCATGAACAATCTTTTTGTCCTCTGCTGCACAAGCAACAAGTGCAACGCCTTCATCACCCCACCTCCAAATATTA ATGGAGAGCCATCAACAACATCTCCAGAACTCCCACGTCCAGAGCTGTGGATCTCTGTGTCTTTGCTACTCTTACTcactactgtgtgtgtgtgtggcttgaTGCTATTCCTGCGCTTCCGACATGCACCCTGCAGACTTAAAGACCCGGAAGACCATGACGCCGCTATGGTCAAGGTCCCCAATGGAGATGACCCCACTTATGGA gatATTTTTGATGAGTTTTGCACATCAGGGAGTGGGACAGGGCTTCCATATCTGGTCCAGAGGACGATGGCTAGACAAATCTCACTTGTTGAGTGTGTTG GTAAAGGCAGGTATGGAGAGGTGTGGAGGGGAACATGGATGGGGGAAAGTGTAGCTGTCAAGATTTTCTCCTCCAGGGACGAGCAGTCCTGGTTCAGAGAGACTGAGATCTACAATACTGTGCAGTTGCGCCATGACAACATACTGG GTTTTATAGCCTCTGACATGACATCCAAGAATTCCAGCACTCAGCTGTGGCTTGTCACCCACTTTCATGAGCTGGGTTCGCTCTATGATTTCCTGCAATACAGCAGCCTGGAGCCAGAGAGCTGCTTGAGGATGTGTCTGTCGGTGGCCTGTGGTCTGGTCCACCTCCACACTGAAATTGTCAGCTCCCAGGAAAAGCCAGCAATCGCCCATCGAGACCTGAAAAGCAGAAACATCCTGGTGAAGCGTAACGGGCAGTGCTGCATTGCTGATCTGG GCTTGGCTGTGATCCACTCTCAGTCTCATGACTACCTGGATGTGGGCAACAACCCTCGTGTGGGGACCAAGCGCTACATGGCCCCCGAGGTCCTGGATGAGACTATTCGTGTAGAAGTCTTTGAATCTTATAAGCACACGGACATCTGGGCACTTGGTCTGGTTTTCTGGGAAATAACCCGCAGGACTATTGTCAATG ggATTGTAGAAGAGTACCGTCCTCCTTTTTTTGACCTTGTTCCCACAGATCCCAGCTTTGAGGAAATGAAGAAGGTGGTGTGTGTGGACCAGCAGAGGCCCAGTCTGCACAACAGGCTCCACTCCCACCCA ATCCTGTCAACTATTGTTAAGATCATGAAGGAGTGTTGGTACCAGAACCCAACAGCCCGGCTCACAGCCTTGCGAGTGAGGAAAACTCTCTCCAAACTGGACGTTGACAATGACTTCAGTGTTGAGAAGCTCAAGCGGGACACCTAG